Part of the Lolium rigidum isolate FL_2022 chromosome 6, APGP_CSIRO_Lrig_0.1, whole genome shotgun sequence genome, gctgcatctttgaatgaattgactgtaacatcccaagtgagcTACCCTTTTAGTTTTGCAAGTTTGTGCATcatattgcattcatgcatcTCATCATGTAATTTTTGGTTCTTATAAGAATGGCATTTGGTTTTATTTTGCTTTTCATCTTTTATGTGTTGTTTTCTATCTCTCTTGTTTTACCTCTTTTCTCACTTGAGATGTTCCAATCTAAAGCCTACCTATCCTATTCCTAATACTTGACCACTTTCAGAAAGGTCATGCCAAAACTTCCATTCTTATGGGTTATTATTATACCCCTTTCCTATATCTTCTATTTTATAATTAATCAATATAATAAATATTTTtgcaatggaaaatggttttgttTTGGTTACATATAAGAAAAACTACATTAGATAAAAACTATTTATCAATCTCTGCTTCCTGTTTTCACATTCCAATTTTTttcaaataataaataaaataaGAGAGGATTTGGAAATaatagaaaagaaagagaagaagcccaACCTGTGTTACCTGAACCGAAGGAGACCTCCTGTGCCTCCATCTTCCAGCACGTGAAAACACCACGGGCTGCTCTGTTGCCTGGTCACCTGCCctgctcctctatcttttccccttTCCTCTTCCCAAACCAGAGCAGAAACCTAGCTCCCTCTCGCTGCCACCTCCTCCCAATCTCCTTTCTTCTTCACAACCTCAGGAGAAATTCAGTTTGTCTGTAGCACCAAAGAAAACCGGCCGAAAAACGCCGTCCTTGCCGTTCGCTGCGCCGAGCGTGGGGATGAAGCCGCCGTGGCGCTCTCTTCCTCCTCGCTGAACCGGAGCCGGAGCTGCTCGAGtatttattttatttggataATAACATAATAGTATTGTTTCGTCTTGActtctactacctccatcccaaggcttaaggtctatttttttagaaagtcaaacaaagtaaagtttgactaaacttttagaagaatctatgaataaatatgatattttgtagatatcatatgaaaatatatttcattatatatttaatgatattgattttgtacttttcatgttaatgatctttgataaaaacttggtcaaacttaacatagtttgactttctaaaaaaaaatatagaccttaagccttgggatggaggtagtatagggTTGATGCTCACAACGTCAAGTTCTAATGCTTGAAAGTTAGTATGGTGAAGGTCTACAAACCCGTACAAACTTGTCCTGTTCAAAAGTTAAGAAAATGCCTTTACAATTACAAGAAAAGAAACACGTGGAGGCATGTAAAGGTACAGAGATGAATTGTTGGCTATTTTAATACAAAGATCCACAAGAAATATTCAAAACCCTTACTGTTGGAAGTAAACGTATGAATCCTACGTAATTTTTTTAATCATAGCCTAATAATATTTGAAGGCTTTGTTGGGTTAAGCTTAAATCTGCAGAATACAAGCTCCATGGTATAACTGTAAACGGCCCCGAGAGTAAGAAAATTAGAGAGATAGAGATACAAAAAATAAGATagtaaatttaaaaaaattcctTCTCCCTCCCATATCCTCGATTTACAAGTTCTTCTGTGTTATAGCCATGGAGCAATTGCACAGCATTGCCGCCTAGTGGCATTAGTTTATGCACATATactgttctcctatcatcttgtGGAGCAATCCATCCATTACATTCTTTCGTAGTCGAGTTTGTCCGACTACAAATGAAAAGAAGATAATAAATATTTGACCTTGTGATATATATGCAAATTACCCCAGCGGGTGCATTTTGCTAATACTTCCATACGATAGATGTTCAATATTTTGGATGACATAAATTATTAGGAAAATAGACAATCAATTGTGCTACCACAAACAAAGTCTATGTCCAAAAAACAACAACTGACGAGGAAGCATTGACTATACCTTGATGAGCATATAAGTTGGTAGCCATGCCGGTGGGGTTGGAATCCCTACCCATGCTATCTATGTAGATAAAACCACAACTCAGTCGCAAAAAAATGACAAAACATGTTTCAATGACTAAGATACATCCATATCAAAAGAAAAACAATATTGTTGAAGAACCAGAGATAAGTCATGGAGTGGTAGTAGTTACCAGAGCATACTCTCCTGTCTCGAAGATTCTGATGTCGAGAACCTATAATTGGCAAATTTTGAGTAGCAAATTGGAACCTAAACCAAATAACCAATGTGATAAAAAGGATGTGTGAAGTTAATCATGGTAGTTACCTCGCCACGGTTTTCGTAGATGTAGTCTAGCCCCTTGTAGAAGGGTGGATGCCCCACTGACAGGTACTGTAATTTATAGATCACGAGCAATAACTAGAAGTTAACAAACTAGAGTAACTAGCCGAATTTACTCTAAAGAATAAACTATTTTTGCAATTTTATGaggaaaactttcacaaatatttCAATGAATTTTGAGCAAGAGTATCTATTGAATTGAACAATTACGTACGCGCTTACATTGATACTGTTCAAATACTTCTCTTTCTCGACACGCACAATCTGCCCTTTTTTCACTGCCCAAGACAGAATGAAAATCATGTTATTTAGGTTAGCTTAATATTCCGAAAgaacaaatggaagaatgaccatTGTGGCAGAAAGTAACAAATATCTTCACTTTTTTCTCAATAGTGGTACTTTAATACTTAATATTTTTAGGcatcacccggcctctgcataactgagATGCGCACAGCCTCTCAAATCCGAAAGTATCAAAAggataaaatgaaaaaaaaaaacacaatacaAGTAATCTTGGAATCGAGTTATAACT contains:
- the LOC124660879 gene encoding NAD(P)H-quinone oxidoreductase subunit O, chloroplastic → MEALASPPRALSSSTASPASVLAATVKWASTPSARQPAARRVSASAAEPAGDAKPAAAAASGPADGAAPAPKKILKKKPVYSMKKGQIVRVEKEKYLNSINYLSVGHPPFYKGLDYIYENRGEVLDIRIFETGEYALIAWVGIPTPPAWLPTYMLIKSDKLDYERM